A segment of the Bactrocera neohumeralis isolate Rockhampton chromosome 3, APGP_CSIRO_Bneo_wtdbg2-racon-allhic-juicebox.fasta_v2, whole genome shotgun sequence genome:
cacatagtaaTGAAAGGAACACACAATTTTGTTTGTCCCATGAAACAATTCGGCGTGCTTTTGATTTACCCaccttttgtatttgcttttgcttttgcacttttcacacttttgttgttattgtcaatGAAACTTAAAATGCCGGTGTTGGTCGTCTTACTCGCTTTTTACTGAGTGCTCCGCACCAAAGTAACAGAGCATTAATCCTTTGGCATGAATCAGTTAAAAAGTTCGCTCACCTAGCCAGAGTTGgcacaaacaacaaatacactgCTTGCTGGTAACTAAATCGCCGTGATCAACGTGTTATCGTAGCCTTGCGACTCTTGGATGACGGCATTTAATTCACTTCGTCTAATTAAgtttaagatttatttttactgcacGCTGgcacttttgcttttatttttacattcgtattattatattattataacacttttttaattaatcaagtACTCACTCactattttcactttttcattgGAAGTTTGATTAACTTGATTAGCAACACTTTTTATatggaaataatttaattgttgtATAATTATATTCTTGTTGCACATAAATGCCACTTCATTCTTTGATATCAATATTCGTGCTTCATGAAATTAACACTTGTTATTTGCCGTTGAATTACGCGCACAAAATGCACTTAAACTCGCTAGAGATGAAGTTAAGAATATCTTCCGAACCGATAAAGTAGACCGGGTTTGAGTATTCCCATTAGATGCTGTTAAACCGTATGCACATAAATTGcagaatatgaaaaataaattttataatcgcACGCTTGCTTACTACgaaaccaaaaattcaaaacaaattccGTTTCCACCGCCACAGAAACACGAATTAAAAACAACTTTGATGTCCGACGTGTCGAAAGCAACAACGCGCAATAACACCAATTGGCATTCGTTGCTATTGGAATAGCGATGAAAACAGCCAGCTGGTGATGTTGCCGGCTAGTTcagaaagtgtacaaaatattttcgatatctTTGCAGAAACAAAGATGGGAATTTTAATTAGCCATTAATTATGATTCAATTGTGTTACTTCAAAGCGTGCTGCCTcttacgaaaaaatatttattccataaagtttttacttttttgtttttcattttgatgattttgtatGATTTATAATCTATTCGTACTTAGTTACCaatcaaaaaacatattttcattggttgaaatgtttgaaaaatttattttttaatcacaataatttgtttttgtaggaTTTATAATATATTCGTATTCAGTTACTACTCAGTAAACAGATTTTCATTGTTTgaagtgtttgaaattttttttagaatcataaaaataaagtcAAACAGCTGATTTTATGGTTTAAAACACTATTGACAAATTGTAATTTATGAGCTATCGACATAACCTTATACATATGATTGAATTATGGGATTATTTATAAAgctcataataaatttataaagacatatattttatatttataaatttaattttatattcttcaTTTTTGCAATATAATGTATCTGGCTTTTTGCATAACAGAAttcatttgcatataaataaagataGGATTTAGAAATACACTTTGTTGaaacatagaaaataaaaataaaaaaacacgaaCTTAGTGGCTCTAAAGTAAAGCCAAAagataaatgtatttaattcaTCCGGTAACACTAGCGCAAACATTACCTCAGCATTGCCAGCTGCGAAATGAAACAGCGGAAAGGCGGCAGTCAAAGCGGATGTGCTGAGAAAAGCCAAATAAcgaaatttattgcaaatgtgTTCAATGGAAGTTACAAAAAAGTTTGTTACAAAACGcaacaattaaataatatttttgagagCATTAAAAGCGTTAATATTTGTAAGAGCATCTTCAAATGCATGGCAGTGCTATAAACTGAAGGcagaacataaacaaataaaagttgtCAAGGCAACGGTATAAACAAACACGGCggcaacaaacaaataaaattattgctgAAGAGGAAGTATTTTTGCTGCggtgaaattactttttataactcTATAAATAAGTGTATTCATACAACCAAGCGTTAAAATGAATTATTACGATGAGGAGATTTCAATTAGTGGACCAGATTCCAAAAATCTAAGTCATTTTAAAGTGGATAGAATACCAAGCAATGGCAGTGGTCGGACCGCATCGACTAATCGCACCGCTACTTTGCGTCGCAGTAAGATTGTACGCTTTCagtttatttgtaattaattagaATTATAGAGGCgtaataattataagaaatttctaaaatttactaTAGCATGGCAGCTCGACCGACGATGATGGACTATTGCAGGATATTATTGATCACGATGACGAGGATGACGACGACGATGACGACGATGATGTAAGTGAAATGCAGCCGCGTTTAATAGACGGTTCAGCACGTGGCACAGCTAACCAACGCCCACAGACACGACCGGGCAGCGCACGCAGCACTGCCAATGTATTATCCGCTAAGCCGCTGATGCggggcggtggtggtggtggactCATTGTACCATCCGAAAGTGAATCGGATGAAGCCGTTTCACCACAACCACaaattgaagttattggagATGCGGCAGCAGTACAATCATCTCCGCCAGAGCAACAGTTGTCCATCAAACCTGAATATTGGGAAAATTTGGCAATAAATCAGGAGCTAAAGGAACTCTTTCCgtacatattaaaatatacaccGCAATCAATTGATACACCTTATCGCCTGCAACCTTTCATACCGGATTTTGTACCATCTGTCGGTGATGTGGACGCCTTCCTCAAGGTCACCATACCGCCACTATCGAAGCCTCAACGTCAGCAAGAAATCAACGAGTATTTACATAAAATGGGTATTTATCTGCTTGACGAGCCATCCGGCGAACAATCGGAGCCGAGTTTGCTGAATATGAAATTGCGTTCGGTGCTCACTGGCAGTGGTTCAAATGCGCGCTCTGCATCGGCTTCGCTGATTCCAACTGCCAAATCGCCTAAGGAAATTGACAAGTGGATTAATGAGGTCGAGAAATTGCATATGACCCAAACCGTAAATGATATACAACCGCGCAAAGAGATTGAGCCCTTGTTGATGAATTGGCCGCGCTCGTATGCTGATGCTAGTGCAGCCGTGCAACAGGCGTATCAGCAGTGCCTGGAAGATGACGACGTTGCGCGTTATGTGCGCACACTGTGCCAACAGTTCGAGGTGGATGGGCCTATAGAAACGCAGGTCCATTACATAATGAGCGTGCAGACATTGTTCGCACTATATTTGGCCGCCAATCAAGCATGGGAATGATTAACAGAAAAGTCAAATAGCCAAAATGCTTGTAAGCGCTTACTTAAATGTCTGATGTGCCCACGCTTTCTGAAGTCCTACGATATTTTCGAATATATGACATATTGAAATATGCACCGCAATacaaatttcaactttatctAACGGTAAATAGCTGTTCGTTTCATTTGTGTCTgtatacttattatta
Coding sequences within it:
- the LOC126753288 gene encoding intraflagellar transport protein 46 homolog translates to MNYYDEEISISGPDSKNLSHFKVDRIPSNGSGRTASTNRTATLRRSKIHGSSTDDDGLLQDIIDHDDEDDDDDDDDDVSEMQPRLIDGSARGTANQRPQTRPGSARSTANVLSAKPLMRGGGGGGLIVPSESESDEAVSPQPQIEVIGDAAAVQSSPPEQQLSIKPEYWENLAINQELKELFPYILKYTPQSIDTPYRLQPFIPDFVPSVGDVDAFLKVTIPPLSKPQRQQEINEYLHKMGIYLLDEPSGEQSEPSLLNMKLRSVLTGSGSNARSASASLIPTAKSPKEIDKWINEVEKLHMTQTVNDIQPRKEIEPLLMNWPRSYADASAAVQQAYQQCLEDDDVARYVRTLCQQFEVDGPIETQVHYIMSVQTLFALYLAANQAWE